The following coding sequences lie in one Takifugu rubripes chromosome 8, fTakRub1.2, whole genome shotgun sequence genomic window:
- the LOC101078285 gene encoding leucine rich adaptor protein 1-like encodes MSKTHQNDGLNDVISPAQVTPHLSGYFRRRFRCGRVCAEALTSLVVSGPLSVKPTLRKPALQSARRHSCDHALNSRASLKLVPGSNGESGRCFHFRTRAMAEDDRVFPDLKDIETKVGRKVPESLARSLLGGKRHEEREKAAMSSTCKRRSSSAEVKRLEGKMLFLRQEMALLRAIDVKLMRQLMSINEGIESIRWMMEDKGGVASPEGSLTGSLYSLTDSQEGSSSRGSLNSLNDANSDELDGLSVGSYLDTLAEDLPGDPSPTELDSFVEKTVTDTFSKSPLKQTKVESDEYYCFG; translated from the exons AtgtcaaaaacacatcaaaacgACGGCCTAAATGACGTCATCTCCCCCGCCCAGGTAACCCCTCACCTGTCCGGCTACTTCCGGAGGAGGTTCCGTTGTGGGCGTGTCTGTGCGGAGGCGCTCACGTCATTGGTTGTCTCGGGGCCCTTGAGCGTAAAACCAACGTTAAGAAAACCAGCGCTTCAGTCCGCGCGCCGGCACAGCTGCGACCACGCGCTGAACTCGCGTGCGTCTCTGAAGCTCGTGCCTGGTTCAAACGGAGAGTCTGGTCGCTGTTTCCATTTTCGGACACGCGCGATGGCCGAGGACGACCGCGTCTTCCCGGATTTAAAGGACATCGAGACCAAAGTGGGTCGGAAAGTTCCGGAGAGTCTCGCGCGCTCGCTGCTCGGAGGGAAACGTCACGAGGAGCGCGAGAAAGCGGCGATGTCGTCGACCTGCAAACGtcgcagcagctctgcagaagtGAAGCGGCTGGAGGGCAAAATGTTGTTCctgagacaggaaatg GCGCTCCTGCGAGCCATCGACGTCAAGCTGATGCGGCAGCTGATGTCCATCAACGAGGGCATCGAGTCCATCCGCTGGATGATGGAGGacaaagggggcgtggccagccCAGAGGGCAGCCTGACCGGTAGCCTGTACAGCCTGACGGACAGCCAGGAGGGGTCCTCCTCGCGGGGCAGCCTCAACAGCCTGAACGACGCTAACAGCGACGAGCTGGACGGGCTGTCGGTGGGCAGTTACCTGGACACGCTAGCCGAGGACCTGCCGGGGGACCCGTCCCCCACCGAGCTGGACTCTTTTGTGGAGAAGACGGTCACGGACACTTTTAGCAAGTCTCCGCTCAAACAAACTAAAGTGGAATCAGACGAGTACTACTGCTTCGGATAA
- the LOC101077827 gene encoding 5,6-dihydroxyindole-2-carboxylic acid oxidase has translation MFARCVFLLASAAVVRAQFPRQCVTPEVLRSGQCCPSPPGFDDDPCGASTGRGQCVSLTVDARPHGPQYPHDGRDDRERWPARFFNRSCQCNGNFSGADCGRCRHGWTGANCDQRVSVVRRNVMQLSAEEKRAFVSALDQAKRTVHPDLVIATRRYAEIFGPDGNSAQFENITIYNYFVWSHYFSVSKTFLGAGQGSFGGVDFSHEGPGFVTWHRFHLLQLERDMQDMLQDPSFALPYWNFAIGGSACDICTDDLMGARSGFDVDAISANSIFSRWRVVCESVEDYDTLGTVCNSTETSPIRRNPAGNVNRPMVQRLPEPQDVADCLQVNTFDTPPFYSTSSESFRNTIEGYSAPKGNYDPIVRSLHNLAHLFLNGTGGQTHLSPNDPIFVLLHTYTDAIFDEWLRRHSPGTAVYPEENAPIGHNRGYNMVPFWPPVTNAEMFVTAPDNLGYSYEAEWPGQPFTLTEIITMAVVVALVVVAVIFAATTCAVRAKSRQSESHQPLLIDQYQRYGDDKSQSVV, from the exons ATGTTTGCGCGCTGCGTTTTCTTGCTCGCGAGCGCAGCGGTCGTGCGCGCTCAGTTCCCGCGACAGTGCGTTACTCCAGAGGTTCTCCGGAGCGGACAGTGCTGCCCGTCGCCCCCCGGGTTCGACGATGACCCGTGCGGCGCCAGCACGGGCCGCGGGCAGTGCGTTTCCCTCACGGTGGACGCGCGGCCGCACGGCCCGCAGTACCCGCACGACGGGCGCGACGACCGGGAGCGGTGGCCCGCGCGCTTCTTCAACCGCAGCTGCCAGTGCAACGGCAACTTCAGCGGCGCCGACTGCGGCCGCTGCCGACACGGATGGACGGGAGCCAACTGCGACCAACGCGTCAGCGTCG tgaggaggaaCGTGATGCAGCTCAGCGCGGAGGAGAAGCGCGCCTTCGTGAGCGCGCTGGACCAGGCCAAGCGCACGGTGCACCCGGACCTGGTGATCGCCACGCGCCGCTACGCCGAGATCTTCGGGCCGGACGGGAACAGCGCGCAGTTCGAGAACATCACCATCTACAACTACTTCGTGTGGTCGCACTACTTCTCGGTCAGCAAGACCTtcctgggggcggggcagggCAGCTTCGGGGGGGTGGACTTCTCGCACGAGGGGCCCGGCTTCGTCACGTGGCACCGGttccacctgctgcagctggagcgcgacatgcag GACATGCTCCAGGACCCCTCCTTCGCGCTGCCCTACTGGAACTTCGCCATCGGGGGGAGCGCGTGCGACATCTGCACGGACGACCTGATGGGCGCCAGGAGCGGCTTCGACGTCGACGCCATCAGCGCCAACTCCATCTTCTCCCGGTGGCGGGTGGTGTGCGAGAGCGTGGAGGACTACGACACGCTGGGGACCGTCTGCAACA GTACCGAGACCTCCCCCATCAGGAGGAACCCGGCGGGCAACGTCAACAGGCCGATGGTGCAGCGCCTCCCGGAGCCCCAGGACGTCGCCGACTGCCTGCAGGTGAACACCTTCGACACGCCCCCCTTCTACTCCACCTCCTCTGAGAGCTTCAGGAACACCATCGAAG GCTACAGCGCCCCCAAGGGCAACTACGACCCCATCGTGAGGAGCCTCCACAACCTGGCTCACCTGTTCCTGAACGGGACGGGGGGGCAGACCCACCTGTCCCCCAACGACCCCATCTTCGTCCTGCTGCACACCTACACCGACGCCATTTTTGACGAGTGGCTGCGGCGGCACAGTCCAG GAACGGCCGTGTACCCCGAGGAGAACGCCCCCATCGGACACAACCGGGGCTACAACATGGTGCCCTTCTGGCCCCCGGTGACCAACGCCGAGATGTTTGTGACGGCCCCCGACAACCTGGGCTACTCCTACGAGGCCGAATGGCCAG GTCAACCGTTCACCTTGACGGAGATCATCACCATGGCCGTGGTGGTCGCCCTGGTCGTGGTCGCCGTCATCTTCGCCGCCACCACCTGCGCGGTGCGCGCCAAATCCCGCCAGTCGGAGAGCCACCAGCCCCTCCTCATCGACCAGTACCAGCGCTACGGCGACGACAAGAGCCAGTCGGTGGTGTGA